The Oreochromis aureus strain Israel breed Guangdong linkage group 7, ZZ_aureus, whole genome shotgun sequence region tctcaacctTATCTTGCTAACCTCATCTCCAAACCTGCATTCCCTCTGAAacactcatttctaatcctgtccattcCGATAACTTCCAGTTAAAATCTTAGCATCTTTAAAATCTGCCGCATGTCTTTTTGCAAACATGACACATGGGCAGTTCTtgctaccatcttgtaaacctccCCTTTCATTCTTGCTCAGGTCTTATGTCTAAATTGTGATTCCCTCACTGAGACTGTAAGTCATATTTTCAGGAAATTTACATATATAATGACACAAGTTGTGGCAACACACATTCAGAGTAATCTTAGATAGCTTACTGGGaagtgattttttaaaattattattttcataaGATTCAACCTGAATCCAACAGAAAAATCGTGCTCTAGCCAAGCGTGCTGATTTGATTCAGATTTGGTCACCCTATCCCGGCCATACTGTGAAAAGTAACGGAGTACAAGGAACTACAAGAACTATTAATACTTCCCTAAAGTTTGTATCGAGTTGCAGTATTGATGCAGAATACGTTTACACCCTCTTCATCCAGATGTGAGTACGCGCGTGCCCGTGCATCTGCTTTGCTGTGTGCGCGCGCATTATAAAGACCTTTTAGTTCACGTGCGGAAGAGACTGTAGTGCGGGGTGGGGAAGAAATGACTTGTGGGATGCGAAGTAGCCGGCGGCAAGAGAGGCAGAGGAGGCTGattgacacacagagagaaacgtCAGGGAGCGGAGCGGGAAATAAAAGAGGGAGAGTTATAAAACATCCAGCGTTACGGTTAATTTAAAGCCTTGCAGACATTTCGATCTGCGCACACGAACAGCGGATACCGAgcggaagaaaaaaaaagttcagatcCCACGAATCAGCGCGTGGGAGTGGGAAGCAGGATCGTGACTGACTGAGGCAAGCTCCACTGTCTGTCTCGTTATGGCAGGTAATTGACTTTAACCGTTACACATAAAATAATATGGACGGGCTTGAGTCTTTACAGTGAGACCCCGCTCCCAGAAGCTCTTAGCTGCGGTAGCTGCAAGATTTCGCAGTCGAGTATCGGTTTAGCTAACGGTAGCTAGCTAGTGCTAGCGTTAGCTAGCCAGCTAACTCAAGTGTCATCCTCCATCTGGCCTGCCCTTACCggctaatgctagctagctagctggcTGTTTACCGGCCCGGGACCATTTTCGTAGGCTAACTGTGCACGCCGTATATGCTAGCTATCCCCAAAACCTCAGTGCTTAGATTCACTCATTCACAGTTTAGTCTAAGGTTGAGTTTTTTAATTTCGAAAAGATTAAACAAATGCCTAGAGGGGCAAATTTTGCCTAGCATGCCGTGATTGGCTTCGCTCAAACTTTGACATTACCCACATGCAGGCTAGCCCTCCAGGCCCTGCTGCCGACTGAACAGTTTTTGCCTAAAATGAGTTAAAAGTCATCaggctttttcttttaaaacgaGCATGCTCGAGCGGAAAaacgaaggaaaaaaaaaacaacctcaaagcaaagcaaataaaAGCACTATGGTCTAAACCAGGACTCTGGCAGAGATGGGTTTATTTAGCGCAGTGTtgattttcagttcattcatCAGCTCAGTAGTTTTTTGAAATCGTGTTGGCCTCCGTAGCCCCCCCGGTAGCCAGATGGGACTGATACTTGTAaaggaaagaaatatttatCTAGTGACATATTTGGTACATGCATTTGATTCATTAGGGTGGAGAAATGAATGACACTGCATGTTATCCAGcttttaaaacagatttttgagtTCACTTTGAAcgcccttttcttttttgggatCTTTGTCTTGCAGAAAGTGCAGGCACTGTGAAGCTATTACATTTTGTCCAGATCAGTACTTTTATGATTCAGtccagaatgtgtgtgtgtgtgtgatgaatcCGTGGTGACTCATAGATGTCCTTGATTTTTCTTCAGAGCGCGTGTGTTTCAATGTTGTTAAAGACAAATCGGACCAGTTTCCACTTAACCAATAAGAGAAACGATCATCTGTGGAAAATATGCCAAACATTTTTGTTGTGCAATGAGCTATGCTGATGGAGAACCTGTTGAGGCGAGTGATTAAAAGTTATTATTGAATCAGGCAGCAAGTTTTGTCTTGTTGATGtagattttaaaaataagagaCTGGCATTAGGAGACTATCTGCCTCCTCAATTGACCAGGCCTAAAATAAAGAATGTGTGGAGATAAATACTTTCACATCCTGACATTTGGAGTTTAGTCGGTATTTGTGAGATTTGAACCGGACTCTGTATCTCAAAGTGAGAATCCACACTACCAACTAATCATGGCTTAGATCTAGcatgtttatattttaaaattgcCACTTTCCACTTGTTGCTTAATGTGCCTGTGACCCAACAGTAATATCTTTATGTTAATGTTAGTTTggagaaaaaatgaaatttttgtcatttttgaagCTGGACTTGCAGAAGTTGTGAGAGGATATGTGCACATCTATGACCACACACATTTTTGCAAGAACCCAGCTGTCTCGTTTTAATTTCTAACATCTTATCAATTATCCCTTGCAGTAACAGGCAGCAGGGGACACTCATATGATAGAAGTTTTCTTAGGAACTCGTTTACATTGTCCAGAATGTGAAACTTTATTTAATAAACCTGCAACCACCCAGAACTAAATatttataattgtattactgtaggTCCTGGAGGTGACATGCAGTGGTGCTTCTCTCAGGTGAAAGGAGCAATCGATGATGACGTAGCTGAAGGTAAGTGAGGAAAATTCATTTGTTTAATTGTGCAATATCGCACAATTTAGCCATAGTGGGGTATGCCTTGGTGAAaattcagacattttttttctgtttcctgttggCAGCAAAATCTACCAGAGAGTGAGTCTGAGGCTAAGGCAGAACCTACAAAATATTGGTGCTGATGCAAATCCCAGTTTCATAATTTTCACAATTCAGTGAAAATTTTCATAATTTCATAATTCAGTCACACTAGAAGCTTGTGAACAGACATTCCAAGCAACTGTGGCCCCAGGCTGTTAGGAGACCACCAAGAGCTGACAAACTTTCCCCTTTCCCCCTTTAACCAACCAATCTAGGGATGTGCAATGACATTTCTGTAAGAAACCTTCCCAAAGGGGCCCCACTTGCGGGTgcagggtggggtggggtgcaGAGTACACCAGCTGTTTCAGAAACTGTTACATTGAACTGATATCTAATGTTGCTCCTTTCCTGCTCAGACGTGTGTGATGTAGTGATTATAAAGTCTGATCGGACTGTTTGCCATTGTAGAGGACTGTGCTTTTTAAGTGCCCTTCTAGTTTTCACTGAAGAGGTGCAACCTAAACACTTGATGCTGCCCCTGCTTTCCATTAAAGGCTTTCCATTGGTGAGTCACTGGAAAGCTCTTTTTGAAAAAGGCAATGCAGACATTTAGATTGCTGCTGGAAACTTGCTACTGGGTCCTTCTGTACCTTCTGTACATGGATCAGCCACTAGATTTGGAGGTTTtagcattttcaagaggaatgcttaaaaaaaaaagaagctgagtCAGGTGTGTAGATAATTACCTGCTGATGATGCATGGCCACTTGTGCTGTTCCATGCACTCTGTTCTTGGTTGCTCATTGTGGGAGTATCGTACTTTTCAGGAAAATTGGAAAACAGGACCTCCAGATGGCTGATGGACAAAAGCTCAGAGGCTGAAAGGATAAATCAATAGCTGTGAACCACTATCAGATGCTGTAGAGTGGTTTGTACCTCCTGTTAGATGTGATTTCTGGTGAATtataacaaccaaaaaaaaggaTTAGCACAATGGGATAGCACAAAGTGCATTGCCCCTCAACCTGCCCTTACACACACGAGCGGACAATGCAGTGAATTGCTGAGGATGTTGTTTGCATTACACTGACTTCACAAGTTAATGGGGACACTTGGCTAAAATGAATGCTACAAATTAAAACTGCACTGCAGTAAATCCTACGTTTCAACACGcttaatttttgttaaataattttGGTGATGTAGTTGTACGGAAGGTGGGCAtcaatatttgtatttaattaacTGGTAAGTGAGTgagcatttaaaaatatatatttaagtcCGTCTTTCTTTATTGCCCCTAGTATTTTGCAAGAGCGCTGTAGTGTCACTTGTGGTGGTGAGAGTGCATATTGTGGGTAACTTTTGTATCTAAAGATTTCTAAAGAGTTCACGAACTGCAGTCTTTAAACTGTGTGGTAAGACTCAACAACAATGGACTCCTATAAACAAGCCACTGATGATCTGAATATGAGGTAACTTATGTCAGCAAAGTAGGGGAAGGCCATAAAAAGATATGAAAACACTTCAGCtcatttttacagctttttaaaaaacttatTTGAAGGAGGAAACTATGGGCAAATGTGGAAGTCAAAACAAGATGGAAGAACAACATCACTGCATGTTTCCTTTTCCAAATGGAAATATTCTTGCACAGGCAGGAGCTGCAGGAAGGTTTAGCTGAGAGATGGGTGGATTGTGCAGCACTGGTGATATGAACTATGGGCCATCATATAGAAATACAAGAAGAGTTTTCTAGCACAAACTCTTTCGACACAAACTCTAAAGGCACgtttgaagaaaaaaaggagcTGGATTTGATTAAAAGAGCACTTAGTCAGATGGTAGGCATGTGGATGGAGGTATTCTGTTTTGAGGTGGGAGGTCAGTCTGAGCTTGTTTTGCAGGCAATGGTGGAGGAAACGGCTAAATAATCAGCTTATTGTGGAAATGACATGTAACGCGACATGGCTATCACAGATATTAAAACGATGGATAATGAAAGTCAATATATATCCACACTGTATGCAGTGAAGTGAGAAAtgtaccattttttttttttactgacagAACATGTGAAAGGGTTCAAAGCTGTCAGACTGCTACAGAGTTCCATGTGAAGCATGTTGCATTCTCTAGATTCCAAGTACACGGCCATGCCTGGAGTTTTGCAacaaaaaacatacagagaataTCGTAGTACTGATGTAGTTCTTTCACTGCTTTACAAGTAGCAGCATGCCCAAGTTTTTCAGGTCATTTCAAGCCACATGCTAACCTTATTTCAGGATGTGGCATTTGTATTTTTGAtgtctttactttaaaaattaaCCAAATACGGTCTGTCCAAATGATTTGCTTGGATATATTAATCCTTACTCGAGGCCTCAGGGACTGTGTCGTCAACAATGACCACTCGCTGCAATTTCTTGGAGCATTGTCTTTCTGCTCCAGTGGGCAACAAAGGGTTATGTGTGAGTGAGCTTCAGTGTATAAAGCAGCATACTGCTGCTGGGGGAGTGTAATTCTGTCAGAgtaagagggaaagaaaagatgaaaactaGGTTAGTGATCATTTTCCATCTGCCCGACGTGCTGTGACATCCTCCTGCATCTACAGGCCTACTTGCCTGTCTGCTCTCTGATTCTCACAAGGGTAAATCCAGGGTTAGTTGAGAAGAACTAAGTGGTTTCCTGGTGTACTTTCTCAGTAGTAGAGGGGCTCATCTGTCTTGGTACGCCACtttcaaaatgttaaaattgCACATGTAATCttatgtccttttttttttttttttttttttcttctttttttttttcctttttttttgcagcgGACATTATATCTACAGTTGAATTTAACCACACAGGGGAGCTGCTGGCCACAGGAGACAAGGGTGGACGCGTAGTCATCTTCCAACAGGAAATAGAGGTACAGCTGCGTGGTTAACTTCTGCCAAGTTTAATTCCCACACATTTTAGAAAAGGTCATCCTCTGAACTTGGTGACACAAAGTCAGAACAGATGATTCTAGTTTTTGGAAGcttgtctgtaaacaaacaaaaagagtgCTTAATTTTCTCTCGTAGTGGGCTTTatttaaaagatgtttttgtctgttttcatacagaaaccttttaaacaaatttactCATCTCTGGTTCTCAACAGAACAAAAATCAGCCTCAGTTCCGGAGCGAGTACAATGTTTACAGCACTTTTCAGAGCCACGAGCCAGAGTTTGACTACTTGAAGAGTTTGGAAATAGAAGAGAAAATCAACAAGATTCGCTGGCTTCCTCAGAAAAATGCTGCTCAGTTCCTGTTGTCAACTAATGGTAAATGTCTCTCTTTAATTAAGCTGATGATCAGATATTTAACAGCAGTCAGCAGTAAGTTTAATTTTGAATACAGGCATTAAAGAGAAACGAGTGACTCATAGACCCCCGTCACACTTGACTCAGATGTGAAGAGAACTagatattaaaatataatataatttccTCCACAAGATGGTGAAATTCTCATGAATCTACTTGTTAGTTAAGAGTAGTACTTTGTTATCTATCATAAAATTGCTACAGTTTAAGAAAGTCTGCTGTATATCGACTACATGAAGACCTGAACTGCTTTAAAAATCTCATAAATCTATAAGAAAATAACATTTCCATTTAGTGTGCCCAACAGTTGGTaatgtcatttaaaatgtctttttcttttccacagaTAAAACGATTAAATTGTGGAAAATCAGTGAACGAGACAAGAGGCCAGAGGGCTACAATCTCAAAGAGGAAGATGGGCGCTACAAGGACCCTAACACTATCACATCTTTGCGGGTCAGTTCTCAACCACAGGCTGGTTCAAGGGTGTGGTTAGTCCGACAAACCAGTAGTTCTTTGGAAGCAAAACTTTTAAAACCCTGGGTGTGTCAGAAGTTGGGAAGGGCTACTGGTTCGTCATTCTTTGCTGTTGCTGATGGTAAAAATGACTGTTATTACTAATCCGGGCTGTCTTTTTAGAACCTTGTGTAACCTGTTATTGCAAAGCTAAGACTGTGTTCTGTGTTCCTCTATAAAGATATGATGGTGCTTCTTATTTTTCTCTAGCTAATAGCCTGATATTGTTTAAAATCTGTGAAGAGCTTTGAGCCAGCTAGCTTTCACTGCCTTTTTTTCATCACAGGTACCAGTTTTAAAACCCATGGACCTCATGGTGGAAGCCAGTCCACGGAGGGTGTTTGCCAACGCTCACACCTACCATATCAACTCTGTCTCAGTCAACAGCGACAATGAGACCTACCTGTCTGCAGACGACCTACGCATCAACCTCTGGCACCTCGAGATCACTGACCGCAGCTTCAGTATCCTTAGATGCATGCGTGCATGTTTATCTGTGCACCTGACTTGTGCATTAACCTAAACCCGGATATCAGATGATCTAAATatgtttaagtttgttttgtcTCAAGGCTGTCTGTCATCAGGCAGACGTTTTAGTCAAATGGGGGTTGAACAGTGAACATAAAAGCATCATTATTCCTACACCTCAGCACAAACCTGCAGGAAGGTTCTGCCTCACCCACTCTACTGTGGCtggtttgcatgtgtgtgtatacggGCTATCATGCAGCTGTGCACCTTTGACACAGAACAGAAGAGATGAGGACTGAGATGTAACCTGGTCCATTGTTTTCTAAAGTCTTGCATGGAAAAACATAGTTGTAGCCATGTCCAATGACTAATATGACTGTTCTTGGTGGGTCTTCAGTGCAAtgggaaaacagaaaagacaaacaaagaaatgtcaTAGCTCCATGAAAAAACATTTCAGGACCTACATCGGGGTCACACTGTCTTGAAAATGGCTCTGCAGAAGCTCCCAGAGTACTAGTTCCTGCAGTTCGAGCATGCACGCGTGCAACGTCCAGGTTGCCCTTAAATGGCCCATTAGCTCTTGTGGTAGTAAACCACCTGTAATCGCCCAGTTTGACACCTACCAAAAGAAGTGACTTTCAGAGTATGAAAGATGTTATCTCTCCTTACCCGCATGCTCCTCAGATATTGTTGACATTAAACCGGCCAACATGGAGGAACTTACAGAGGTGATTACAGCAGCAGAGTTCCACCCTCATCAATGTAACACCTTCGTTTACAGCAGCAGCAAAGGAACCATCCGACTCTGTGACATGAGGGTTTCAGCGCTATGTGACAAGCACTCCAAGTGTGAGTACCTACTCATCATACTTCTATATGTCCCTTCTTCTACCCTGACAGGCAGATTACACTGCAGTTTGACTTTTTTCATCTTTCTGTCATCCAGTGTTTGAGGAACCAGAAGATCCTAGTAATCGCTCCTTCTTCTCTGAGATCATATCATCAATCTCAGATGTTAAATTTAGCCACAACGGACGCTACATGATGACTAGAGACTACTTGTCTGTAAAGATTTGGGACCTGAATATGGAAAACAGGCCTGTGGAGACGTATCAGGTGAGAATGACAAGTACTTAGAAACTAGTGTGTGGTGTCAGGCTTACTACACAGTTATGAACAGTTATGAAATGACTTGCAGTAGGTTCATGCATTGATGGCCTGGTTGCCACAGAATCTTCAAATTGTGGCGATCTGTTAATTTGTTAATAACTTTGTGATTTTTGCTGCTAATATTTTACTATCAAAATAATTACAGATCATTTACTGTCATTATTTTGTATAGGAAATAATAGCacgtagattttttttttcattaccgGAATCTAATTATCTCAGGTGGGCTCTTACTGTTTGCTATGTCTCTCAGCTAGAGAAGGGCTAGAAAAGGACTATAGGCATATTTTAGGAAATGTGATTGAGAGGTGGCCCCTTTTAAGAGGAAGGAGGATTGGCGCCTAATATTGTCTGATAGTGTCCACACCCTGTTAATGAAACTCTGGTTTTCATATTTactcatttgattttaatgcacttttttgtagtttttattttattatagtggccattcttttttttcttttttattctgttttttttgcccAGTCATTCCTGGTAATGTAATATAGTGGCCACTAGGGGACACCAAACCTGAAAGATAGGGTTACAGATAATGACAGGCGTTTTAGATGTGCTTTCTCACACATTCAAGCACCTTCTGCTACTTTATGGGGATGCAGAAGATCTTGAATATTGGAGGTTTGTCTTTTGGAAGTGTTCCTTTAAAAATTTCTTATCATCATGTTTCtgccccaaaaaaaaaaaaaaaaaatcattacagGTTCATGAGTACCTGAGAAGCAAGCTGTGCTCGCTATATGAGAATGACTGCATCTTTGACAAGTTTGAATGCTGCTGGAATGGCAATGACAGGTAAAAGGTTTGAGACACACAGGGGGTAAATGCAGTAATAACACTAGGAAATTACATAATCTTTCAggtagcacttttttttttttattgctgtcaTGATTAGATTGAAAGATTACACCTTGCAAGTTTCTCCCCCCCCCCACTCTCTCTTTTTGGTTGGTGCACTGCACATTTGGCCTCGATCCAATAAACATTGTTTGTGTAGCACCTTTCATTCAggttcaaagtgcttcacagataTCTGCCAAAGCTGATAAGACAAAACGGATATATAGTAAAACCAATAATATGCAATGATAAGcaattaaagataaataaaaaaaatcaaagaaataaatcacattttaaaatgagattGCATAGAGATTGCATAATTTAATATATTTGAATGAGGAAACATGAATAGAAAGTACAGCTAGATAAAGTgcattaaaaagataaaaatgatgAAAGGTAGGAAAAATTAATATGCTATAATCattggataaaaaaaataaataaataaaccaatgCAAtagtacataaaaataaaagcaagtgATAAAATGATTATTAACCCTTGAACACTAAGGTCCGGTTTTTGTAACACCATCACTGATGTTTtctgtaaaaaatatattaatcttCAAGAATACATGGCGAATTGAAGTACTCTTTTATTTTCACCTGTACAACAtctcatttaaaaagaaaaaaaagaaaacgggTGTcggtatttttttatttttttttttatttaggtaATTAAAATCCCTAAATCGTAAAGATGCATACACACTGCATGTGATTTGTTTGTTGCTTTAAAGCTGATTGACTTTTCAGCCTCTGGTTGCCTGTGTAACCCTGTAACATATTTATTACCATGTCACGTGTCAGTCAGAAGTAGTCTTTATTCATTGGTAGACGATTCAGTGACTTGCCAGGTTCTGCCCACTTTGTGTAGCCAGTGGTCATTTCACCCATACTTGGTTGAAGTTATCCTTAACTTTCTTATGATTTCTGGCAACCACGTCCCTGGGAATCACTTGTGATGTGTAAGCAGTTTTAGAGTTATCCTCTAATTGCCCATCACTTGCAAACTAGTGGTGCACAAAGTTTAAACTTTCTTTTCTAATGGACATTGTTTTTGGATAACTTGATTTGATGACTCTCACTTCTTTTCCCACGTCTCCCCACCTACTCTGGGCAGTGTGGTGATGACCGGCTCATATAACAACTTCTTCAGGATGTTCGATCGCGGCCACAGGCGGGATGTGACATTGGAGGCGTCCCGTGAAAACAGCAAGCCCATGCAGGTCCTGAAGCCCCGCAAGGTGTGCACAGGCGGCAAACgcaaaaaggatgaaatcaGTGTGGATAGTTTGGACTTCAATAAGAAGATCCTGCACACTGCCTGGCATCCCCAGGACAACATCATTGCGGTGGCAACGACCAACAACCTCTACATATTCCAGGATAAAGTGAACTAATTGCAGGGTGAGCTTGTCACATCTGGCGCGGGTGATGTCATTTGTAACCACCCGCAGCCTCACAGCCTCATCCAGGGCGATCTGTGGTGGTAATGCCGACAACCAGCATCCCTGTCCGGCCCTACTGGGTGACCAGACTTTGCCACTAGATGTGGACAGAGGATGACTTGCTCTTGCCCATCATCAGTCTGTCTGTGGCAGAGTGATGCCTGCCTTGTTGTTAAGTGATGTTGTGCCAATTTctttctcttcatttttttttttttttttttttttttttttttttt contains the following coding sequences:
- the ppp2r2ab gene encoding serine/threonine-protein phosphatase 2A 55 kDa regulatory subunit B alpha isoform, translating into MAGPGGDMQWCFSQVKGAIDDDVAEADIISTVEFNHTGELLATGDKGGRVVIFQQEIENKNQPQFRSEYNVYSTFQSHEPEFDYLKSLEIEEKINKIRWLPQKNAAQFLLSTNDKTIKLWKISERDKRPEGYNLKEEDGRYKDPNTITSLRVPVLKPMDLMVEASPRRVFANAHTYHINSVSVNSDNETYLSADDLRINLWHLEITDRSFNIVDIKPANMEELTEVITAAEFHPHQCNTFVYSSSKGTIRLCDMRVSALCDKHSKLFEEPEDPSNRSFFSEIISSISDVKFSHNGRYMMTRDYLSVKIWDLNMENRPVETYQVHEYLRSKLCSLYENDCIFDKFECCWNGNDSVVMTGSYNNFFRMFDRGHRRDVTLEASRENSKPMQVLKPRKVCTGGKRKKDEISVDSLDFNKKILHTAWHPQDNIIAVATTNNLYIFQDKVN